Part of the Nicotiana sylvestris chromosome 2, ASM39365v2, whole genome shotgun sequence genome, CCAATAATAATCAAAGCAGTCCCATTTGagtttcttcctttggtttgaagagaactcatttgGGACAATTCCGCTCACAAGATAGTTATCCACATCGGCAAACCAAGGCATCCCAGTCAAAGACATGGAAatgagttgttcatccggaaatgaatcattgatctcaaggccatcatagggcctcccctcctcttccaaacgggacaagtggtccgccacttgattctcactccctTTGCGGTCTATGGTTTAAAGATTAAATTCTTGTAGAAAAAGTACCCACCGCATCAATCTAACCTTTGAGTCCTTTTTACTCATCAAATAACGAAGTGCAGCGTGATCGGTGTGAACAATCACTTTGGTACCCATGAGGTAGGGGatgaacttttccatagcaaagacAATGGATAAgtgttctttctcggtcaccgtatagttgacttgggcatAGTTCATTGGTCTTACTAGTATAGTATATCGAATGGattatcttgttgattctttgcccCAATACTGCTCCTACCGCTACGTCGctcacatgagctcaaatggtaagctccaatttggtgcggtaatgatgggagtggtagtcaaCCTATACTTGAATAGCTCAAATGCCTTCATACAATCATCATtgaacacaaacttggcatctttttccaacaacttgcccAAGGGGTTCACCACTtttgagaaatccttgatgaaccgaCGGTAAAACCACGCGTGACCTAGAAATCTCCTCACTCTTTTGGCggaagtaggaggagggagttttgatatcacttcaatttttgctttatccacttcaataccattcttgGAGATCTTGTGGctgaggacaatgccctcctcgaccataaaatgatacttctcccaattaagtacCAAGTTGGTCTCTTCACAACATGCCAATACCTTATCAAGATTATCCAAACACGCTTCAAAAGAATCCCCCACAatagagaaatcatccatgaaaacctcgagGAAGTCCTCCCCCATATCCGTGAATattgccatcatacaccgctaaaaAGTAGTCGGTGTATTACATAAACCAAATAGTATCCTTGAGAATGAAAATGTTCCATAcggacaagtgaaggtggtcttttcttggtcttcagGTGCAATAAGAATCTGGTTATATTCGGAATaaccatccaagaagcaataatAAGCACGTCCGGCTAGCCTAtccaacatctgatcaagaaatgGAAGCGAAAAATAGTCTTTCCGAGCCACTTTGTTGAGCTTCCTATAATCCACGCATACTCTCTACCTCGTGGAAATTCTTGTGGGGATCAACTCATTTTTGACATTTGTGATCACAGTCATGCCCCCTTTTAGGGCACATTGTACTGGTGAAGTCTATGAACTATCAGAAATGGGATAGATAACCccaacatccaaccacttgatgatctcTTTCTTGACTACCTATTGCATGGCCTCATTCAACCTTATTTGATGTTCCACAGAGGGTTtggcatcctcctccaatatgattttgtgcatgcaaaaggcggggcttatacctCGAATATCCACCAATGTCCAACCTATTGCTTTCTTCCTCCTTTGGAGCAACACAAGGGTGGAATCTAACTACACGTTACTTAAGCACGAGGaaagaataataggtaaagtggaacaagggcctaagaactcatacctgtgGTGTAAAGGTAAGGGCTTCAACTCCAATgtgggaggctcctcgattgagggctttgttggtggagtctttcggTTCTCAAGGTCCAAGGAAAGTTTTCGGGGCTCATATGTCTATGATCCCATTCCTTGCAAAGAATTGACACATTCTACCAAGCCTTTCTTCTCATTCTCATCATGATTCAATAACATAGCTTCCAATGGGTCTTCAACATTAATCAAAGCACTTGTGTTATCAACAATTACTTCGGTCACAAGATCCACAAACGAGCACACTTCGTTGCTATTAGGCTACTTTATTGACTTGTAAACAGGAACACACCTTTTTCATCGCCCACCCGGAAGATGAGTTCCCCAGCTTCCACATAAACTAAGGCCTTCCCTGTATCTAGGAAAGGTCTCTCTAAAATGATTGGCACCTCATAGTCAACCTCACAGTCAAGTATTACAAAATCTGCGAGAAGTATGACTTGTCGACCCAAACTAGCACATCATCAATTATCGCCAATGACCTCTTCATTGTCCGGtctgccatttgcaacctcatggatgtgggtcttggttgcccaattcccaatgTCTTGAACACAGAATAGGGCATCAAGTTAAtgcttgcccccaagtcacataAAGCTTTGGCGAAATCGGCACTACCAATAGTGCATGGGATTGTAAAGGCACCGGGGTCTTCTAACTTTGGAGCCATGGAGTGcacaatggcactcacttgatgtgtcatTTTGATCGTTTCATAGTTCATTGATCttttctttgttaccaagtccttcatgaacttgGCATATCTTGGCAGTTGTTTTAAGGCTTCAACCAACGACATATTTATggacaaacttttcatcatatcaatgaatttcttgaataAATTCTCATTGTTTTTCTTTGgaagcctttgaggatatggtGGAGAAGGCCTTGGCAAAAGAGCCTTGGCCTTGGGCACTACCGCATCCGGTATGTCTATCACATGTTTCCTAGATGGGTTCGCATCATCTTGTGTCTCCTCCACATTTTCATCAATGTCTATCCTCACTTCATCATTTACTTGAACATCATtgcttggatcatcatcatctTGCATCACCACATCATCATTCACAATCTTTCTTAAGTTTGAGGTACTAGCAACTCCACCTTTCTCACTTCTTGTAGTCACCGCCATTGCATGTCCCGTATTATTCCCACACTTcaggtttactaccgtatcacttggtagtgcccctttagggcgagtattcaaagcttaagaaatttggccaagttggaCTTCCAAGTTGCGGATAGAAGTGTTGTGGGAGGCTAATTGGGCATCAGAGTCAGCATTTTTCTCCATCATTTACTTGAACATGTTTTCAATCcgtcccatctcattgttggaagaactaagACCTTGTGACGGATATGGAGGCGGGTTGTTCGATTGTTGAcacatcgggggcctttgaaagcccgacccccgatttccttgattattgttgttccaacccccttgattgttattgcctccccaattattattattgttgccACACCAATTGACTTGATTTCCTAGATTACCCCaatttatattgttgttgttcccccaattgccttggttgttgttgtttccactattccaatttccttgttgaccttgattgccccaatttccttgttTTTCCTATGATCTCCACTGTTGTTGATTCGGAGCATTGCT contains:
- the LOC138884896 gene encoding uncharacterized protein → MGEDFLEVFMDDFSIVGDSFEACLDNLDKVLACCEETNLVLNWEKYHFMVEEGIVLSHKISKNGIEVDKAKIEVISKLPPPTSAKRVRRFLGHAWFYRRFIKDFSKVVNPLGKLLEKDAKFVFNDDYRKGSENQVADHLSRLEEEGRPYDGLEINDSFPDEQLISMSLTGMPWFADVDNYLVSGIVPNEFSSNQRKKLKWDCFDYYWDKPYLFKICTDGVIRRCVPEEKQLGILEAFHCSAYGGHHGGARTATKVLSCGSIGLPCTKTLASSLSVVTIAKGLDVAANLRVEQLNELDEFWLHAYSSSSLYKDKMKYLHDKYIRNREFKKGDLVLLFNSRLRMFPGKLKSKWSGHFEVVHVTPFGALDLENKNGEIFRVNGHRVKHYLGKVDGGHVVALIHFK